A genomic stretch from Diachasmimorpha longicaudata isolate KC_UGA_2023 chromosome 2, iyDiaLong2, whole genome shotgun sequence includes:
- the LOC135170299 gene encoding uncharacterized protein LOC135170299 codes for MSETSHPSRDPKNLSEPFAVIEFLEKNEKGLPCIDLVPKKWFNSAEEDTCKFPPTTEYHLLDDYLEKLHSPKDSWQSYPFCFITGAADLDQGRRRLKKAQVTLNCETTDGENDRKGGRSETSSKAKISAKPLTASKSQLNNIFSTKIPIPPRNQTPKSGIQAKPKTRFQSIYQSGSDSEDENHDCLIANPEEIRASKAQNNSGFLQMSSKSRSVPTGACLSFKQRSRKNITLLKDVETDESESNDSSDGILQSPTKSMDSARNTRKELHLTPPSPLVHNASGNRKRRASSTTRAEDGLNSIVSPGTPKTSRSMMVHPAKMPKMLGPQNQLSSSHYADNERRILNSLRDYFDQQLDEKLENLRRRMAYDLKQSMNELKTTIIGTNLAPASGPSLLEIQKQMSTPLPFEMDDKFQEYEAILTTDPNLVETLRLFMRVLISNKKEMKICVSTILSAVLRKTVSLHYSGYGKEAGGKKKKNFYNTTVCKVLIDVIIEVIGSSTDEKKIMSEVSTWLSRSGDREGGGKERQRGSSHHNENNSVCSFDTNR; via the exons atgtcggaaacctcacatccatctcgcgatccaaaaaatctcagcgaaccattcgcagtcatcgaatttctcgagaaaaacgaaaaagggctaccatgcattgatttggtgccgaaaaaatggtttaatagtgcagaagaagacacctgtaaattcccaccgacaactgaatatcatctacttgacgactacttggaaaaattgcactcgcccaaggactcttggcaaagttatccattttgcttcatcaccggagcag ctgatttggatcagggtcgcagaagattaaaaaaggcccaagtaactctcaactgtgagacaaccgatggtgaaaatgatcgaaagggggggaggtccgaaacttcctcgaaagcaaaaatttcagcaaaacccttaactgcatcaaagtctcaactaaacaacatctttagtactaaaatcccgattccacctagaaatcaaactccaaagtctg gtatacaagcaaaaccaaagacaagatttcaaagcatttaccagagtggatctgactctgaagacgaaaatcatgattgtcttatagctaatcctgaggagattcgagcctcaaaggctcaaaataattctggctttttgcaaatgtcgagtaaatcgcgatctgtaccaacag gtgcatgtttatcatttaaacagcggtcaaggaagaatattactttgcttaaagacgtcgaaactgatgaatctgagagcaatgattcctccgatggaattctgcagtcacctacaaaatcgatggactcagcgagaaatacaagaaaagaacttcatttgacacctccttcaccactagtccataacgcttcag gtaaccgaaaaaggcgtgcatcgtctactacacgcgctgaagacggattgaattcgattgtgagcccaggaactccaaaaacttcacgatcaatgatggtacaccctgctaagatgccaaaaatgctgggaccacaaaaccagttgtcatctagtcattatgctgataatgaacgtcgaatcctgaactcccttcgagattactttgatcagcaattagatgaaaagctcgaaaatttaagacgcaggatggcttacgatttaaagcagtctatgaatgagctcaagaccacaatcattggcactaatctagccccagcttctggtcctagcttgcttgaaatacagaagcagatgtctacgccactaccatttgaaatggatgataagttccaggaatacgaagcgatattgacaacggacccaaatctcgtagaaacactg cgattattcatgagagttttgataagcaataaaaaagagatgaaaatatgtgtttccactatcctatctgcggttctgaggaagacagtgtcactgcactattctggttacggaaaggaagctggcggaaagaaaaagaaaaatttttataacactacagtatgcaaagtgctgattgatgtgataattgaggtaataggatccagcactgatgagaagaagataatgtcagaagtaagtacttggttgtcacgttctggcgatcgagagggtgggggtaaggaacgacaacgcgggtcaagtcatcataacgagaataattcagtttgttcctttgataccaatcgataa